The following coding sequences lie in one Cyanobacterium sp. Dongsha4 genomic window:
- a CDS encoding prepilin-type N-terminal cleavage/methylation domain-containing protein, with product MKNLLKHWLIKYRNREEGFTFLECLVAIIVLSMAFALNGQMVLMLKMQNLKQEIESAAVAVGKDVLDDLRFQLGKNVTNVTVTGNTPTTLADRISFGHTFDANVYVCTDNPTVEDEIDPQTGKPTGQIKVSNCPSSSTDRLIRYIVVQVIDKKRDNEKIYTVQTNFAQLQR from the coding sequence ATGAAAAATTTACTTAAACACTGGCTAATTAAATACCGAAATCGAGAGGAGGGTTTTACTTTTCTTGAATGTTTAGTTGCAATTATTGTTTTGAGTATGGCTTTTGCTTTAAACGGACAAATGGTTCTGATGTTGAAAATGCAAAATTTAAAACAAGAAATCGAAAGTGCCGCCGTGGCCGTGGGAAAAGATGTTTTAGATGATCTGCGTTTCCAACTAGGTAAAAACGTTACCAATGTTACAGTAACAGGTAATACACCGACAACCCTAGCAGATCGCATCAGTTTTGGTCATACCTTTGATGCGAATGTGTATGTTTGTACAGATAATCCCACGGTTGAAGATGAAATAGATCCACAAACAGGGAAACCTACTGGTCAAATTAAAGTGAGCAACTGTCCGAGTAGTTCAACAGATAGGTTGATTCGTTACATAGTAGTTCAAGTTATCGATAAAAAAAGAGACAATGAAAAAATTTACACTGTACAGACTAATTTTGCACAACTGCAAAGATAA